In Besnoitia besnoiti strain Bb-Ger1 chromosome I, whole genome shotgun sequence, the genomic window CGCGCGTCTGGGCGGAAAGCGAACGCGTTCCAACACCGGCGCCTGCAAACTGCGAAGGCGTGAAAGCGAAACGACCTCTTCCTGTAGAAATACGCGCAGTCCAAGAGACCTGGATCTGTAGTTCTCCCTCGGCTACAGCACCCCactctgcgtgtgcgcccCCTTCCTTCCATGTGCAGAGGAGCACCGCAGTTTGGCTGGCCGTTCGCTGAGTCGAAAATCTAAATGCTCCATCTTTTCTCTGTCCCGCACTCGAGCGAGTGCGTGCGCCGGTATGTAGCAATGCCTGTGCGCAaaggctgcgcctccgcctgcgcacgcgcgttCACTCAGAGCCTTTCTGTGCTCTTCGGCACTATGGCGCTCGCGTCTTttcgcgaggaggaaaacagAAAGCCTCAACAGCCGCAGAGCCGCTGCAGGAGTGAGCAGCGACCTCAACGCGATCTGTTACAAGAACACTTGTTTAAACATATCTGAAGAAGTACGTGAAGTTATCTGTAGGACTGCGTGGGTGACGATCGCAAAGTTGCTGAACAGAGGTCTCCCGCGAAACACCAGCCGACGGCACCTGCCGTGCGCagtctcggcggcgtcgccagccaTCTGCGTAGCCTCGAACTTTGAAGATTCCGAGTCGGGAAACCCACTGTCTGCGTGGGCATGCCGTCCGAGCTTGCCTCACAGAGCCGACAAAGGCTTCCAGAGGGAGCACACTGCCGCCGGCCTTTCGCCTCGGCTGACAGCCCCCAAGCCCCCGTTAGCAGGCCTCAACTCGAGTTCAGGCTGATGTTTCGCCGTCGTTCCCGAGTTGAAACGCTCCACCATCGCATGCAGACTAGGCGCGGGCACGTGCGCCGGCGTCAATGAGGCCTCGCAACgatctctgcgtctccagcGACCGACTGgctccctgcgtcgcctctctccatcCCCCTCCCCGTCGCGCCTCCCaagggcgggggggcgacTCCAGTTCTTTTGTCTCGCTTCGCGCCCTCAGGCTCGCTGCGACGCcttgccgcgggcgccgccggcaggggCCTTCGACTCCTGGACAAGCTTCTCTTGCTCcgcgggctgcagcgccagaaAGTCCTCCTCAGAAACGCGTGCTGCAGAGCCGCCAGCAACCCGAGAGACAGACAAAAGAGTGACCTCCAAGGCGGCAGCAGGATCGCGGCCATCCACGACGGCGGCCCTCTCGTGCTGCGAgtgcctttttctctgcgcatTCGTgcaccgcggaggcgctgcgactGCGGGCGTCGCCCCATGCCTCGCACTGAAGCGGAGGGTTTTGCTCTATGAAGTCGCGTTTGTGTGCATTTTTACGCTTCTCCTTCCAAGCGGAGAAAGTGGCTTTCTTACCGAAGGCCGCGAACACCACCCTTTCTGCATGAGCTACCTGCAGACAACCCCCTGCGGGGATGACTCTCAcgtccctcctctccgccgcgtggcGCTACCCGTTCGTCTCTAAACGATGCGGAGGTTCTGGTCTCTGAAAACTGCTGGTTTCTTGTCTCTCGTGACTTACTTTCTTTGAAGCGTTCCAGCAGCTCGGAACTCGCGAAGTACGGCGGGCCGTCTTCCAAGCCGCGATACAGGCCGCAGTTGATGATCCTgcaaagcagaaaaaaagccAACTGAAAACCCGTACTGGAGCTTGCCTCCTCCTGAGATGAGACGGGCATCGaaagccgcgcgcctccccctctctctATGAACTCGCGTTtaaaaaagaaaacgcgcatgcaggagaCGTCGATCAGAGAGAAAAAATAAAGCATCCCGCGTGTGTTGGAGGAATAGACGCCGCGGCTACAACgggccgcgcagcgcagagagaagctgGCGAAGAGGAAACTCCAGTTGCGCTTcaacagaggcgcgccgcggttTTCTCTTGAGAAGTGAGGCACTGTAGCAGGGGCACTTGCATCCTCcccgacgcagaggagcgacgcaggGAAGATGACCACATGAGAAGCAGGAGGGGATATCGAAGACGAACACCAGATGCCGAAGGAACTCAAGGCATGCCGCCGAAATCACTAACCTCACAGACTGCATGGGGGCGCCTGTTTTGctccctgcctcttcttcaatCTGATACAGTCACAAGAACAAAACAATTGGGAAGATGGGAGCTATTtcagcgcgcaggcgcaagcATGGGCATGCATGCTTATGCATCTGCATATACGCGATGCATTATCTTGACTCGTTCAGATGAAATCTCCCGCCCCGCTGAAAATTCCAATACCAGCACTACTCAAACCGatgcacatacacacaccTGCGTGCATTCTGCGTGCGAGCGCATTGAGAAATCTAGAAAACCACCACAGGCTGCCCCAAAGGCAAGGGGCTGTTACCAATTTGAAAAACGAAGCGAAAAGTGCACgcatccatatatatgtgtatatacgCCCTACAAGTCGAGTTTGCTGACACCCACCTGCTAAGGGTGAGGCCTCACTGCCTTccatgtatgcatgtatatatacatgtatatatgtgtgatGCTTATCGGAGCCAGGTACGCCGACACTGGAGCTGAAGCGCTTCCCAGAAGGTACCTTTTTAATCACACGCATGCCTTTGAGGACAGTGCCGATGACGACGTAGTTGCGGCTGAGCGGCGTGAGGGCGTTGAATGTGATGAAGAATTGAGAGTTGTTCGTACTGGGTCCAGAGTTCATCAGCGCGACGTCTCCATCTTGAATGAACCGCATGTCAAAGTTCTCATCCGGAAACCTGAGAGCCCAGCCTCGCGCGTTCAACTAcctccatatatatatatgaatatatatatgcacaaatatatatacttacACGTTTGTATATGTGTAGGTCTAcagatgcatatatatgttgaTGCACAgatctctctcgctctctatgtatttatatgtatacaagtgtgaatatatgtatgcacacatacatatatgaacGTGTAGAAACGCTCTACGAGCAAGCACAGACATAGTCAGAGGCACGGATAGGAGATTCCCCTATTCCCGCGTCAGGCCACAGAGCGAAGTGGAGCTTCCTGCCGGCTATCTGCTTTTCAAAGCTGTATCCTTTTACCAAACTTGTTTCAGAAATAAAGTAAAAATCAAGTAAAAAAAGATTTCCCGGGTGAAAACTGCCTTATTAAACCGGTCTAGGACCACAAAAAGGGCTACGTATGGTGAGTTGAGCGCGGCAGTCGAGAGAAAAGAGTCCGCCTCACTCAGGCCCGTAGATGGAGAGCTTTCCAGCGCCCGTGCCTTGCACAACGTCGCCGGCAGTCATGTTGTATCCGCGCCTGATGAAATGGACCGGCGAGTTGCGGTAGCCGATGATCCTGTCCTGCACGCGGTACCCTTCGCAGAGCTGAATGAAGTTCTCCACGGAGAGCGGGACCTTGTCCGAATATAAGCCGATGAGCACGCGCCCGATGTACTGGTTGCCGAGAGCAAagtcgaggaagacgcggtcgcggatCGCGCTACGGTGTGCCGAGGACAGCCGCCGGTCCTGGAAGAATCGGTAGAGAAAGTAGAGCGGAggtgccgtcgccgcgaagacgacTGCACCCCGCAGCCCTaaaggcgcccgccgccaccAGTCGTGCGGGCGCTCAAGCCACTCCCACAgcacgccgtcgcgcgcaggcgacgcccgcgaggatAAAAAGCGGcgcgaaaaggaaaggtGAAACGGGATGTGCGCGGGCGCAAGCGGAGACAAGGACGGCGCGGcaccgcgcagggcgcccgcgtgaggcgcagaggaggaaccgagacgcgcagagtgaggcgagaaagaagagaaaaggcaAAGACGCGACATCCTCAGCCGCCTAGTCACgacaggggaggggggaagaaCGCGAcaggggagagaggaagacgaaggctGAGGTGAGAGAGGCCTGGAAGAACGCGCTgagcggaaggcggcgccgcggcggagactcagGAGGCAAGCAGAGGGTGTGGGGCGCGCAGCACCACGAGGCTGAGagctgctcgcctgcgcgtgaaACTATGGAGATGAAGAAAATAAGAGGGGAAAACAAAGAGCCAGACAGAGGAAAGCGAGATCAGCGGGACGGAGACAATCGAGACAGGAGCAAGGTTCaaacggcgaggcgagagagactaTCAAGGCCAGATTCAGACTGtaaggcggcgcagcagacacagagaggcTGGCGCACCACAAGCAACTCAGAgtagagagaaagaaaggacGCGCAGTCTGACTTCAAGTGAAAAGGACTGCTcacggcctcgcgcggagaaagagcCACGCGGCGGGACTACGACTCCCCCCCTGCGCCTGGGAGAATCCGATGAAATGCAGCTACGCAGGCGGGTCACCATGAAGATGCGAAGACACGAAAAAACGGAAAGAAGCAGGGACGAAAGACGTGCGAGAGACACGAAACGTGACGCACaaggcaggcggagacgcagagaagagactaGCTGCGAAAGGGAGACAGaaccgcggacggcgcgacgcagacggcgtaTGTGCGCCGCAGCGTAGACAGttgagagggagagggcagACGAAAGGCGAAGAACAACCTGGACAAAACAAATGCGAGTGAGAAGCCTCAACGAAGCCAGAAAATCCTGGCGAAGAACGCATGCAGGTGGGCCTCTCACGCTGGCACTTTCTCTATCGAGTAACGCAGAGTATCTTTCCAGGAAgaggcgttttctctctgcagcctcgcgaAGATCGTGTGTGTAGAGTTGCTGCTGTCACTCGGTTTCAGAGAAGCTATTTCATAGGTCACGGATTGGCTTCTTTCggttttctcctcgccgggagatgcatgcgcagacacGCTGTTCACGATGTGCATGTACATCGAGGTCCCAttgcgcggcgaagacagaAATAGAAAAGAGATGAACTCTACCAAAGAGATACCAAGGCGAGCTGGATTCtttgttttctgtttttttttttccctcTGTTTGTCTCGTTATCTcattcttcttctgccttgCTCCCTCTTCATggctcgttttctctcctgGCTGTCCCGGGCCTCGCCGTTGCTCGGGattgtctctctcgctctcatCGGCTGCGTGAGCGCTCCTTGTCGCCTCAGGAgtgtctcgctgcggagaTTGCAACGCTCCAGAGGACACTCtgagtgtctctctgcgctctctgAGCCGCGAGAATGACACACCGCCTTCCAGGgcccctcgcctcgcggtctctgcgcgggcgcccaAGGCCCACAGGGAGACGGTGTGCGCCACTTTTgcgggcctcgccctccgacCATGCCACCCGTTCTGCGCATTCATTTCCTGCTCTCGGGGGCTCGTATCGACCTCCGGGAAGGCAAAGCAGCGTTCGGAATGCtcgcccccctccgccgctgtctcctctgtgtccTCTTTGTCTCGTGTGTCTggtcctgcgcctcgtctcaTTTCCCTTGTCTACCGGCGCCCACCGCgtccgcgtgtctctccgccCCTGCCTTGTCTTCCCCGCCTAGACCTGGTCGTCGTCTTTCTCCGTTCCCCCTTCTCTGCTCatcttttccttcttcctcttctccctcttcttccccgtgctcttcctcctctccttcttcgctcgcgccgtcTCGTTTGTCGCTTCCTactccgccggcgctcacGCGTCGCTTGGGGAAGGGTGGGGCTTCCTCTGGGTTTTCCGTCTCTGGTTCGTTCTCTCCGTTTTCTCTGTCCGCGCTGCCGTTGGCTCCGTCGCAGGCCGCAGTTCGCTCTCATCTCCGCCTTCAGGACTCGAGTCCCTTCTTCCCTCCCTTGTTCGTCTGCTGCCCTGTGCTGTTCCTGGCGTCTCAGCGTGCATCATGGCGGAGCTGTGTCTCCGCCTTTTCTGATTTTCCTTCCTGTCAGTCCGCGCCTTGCGGCGGATGCCCCTCCccagcgcgggcgctgctgtcTTCTTGCTTTTCACGGTTTTCTTCTGAGGCCTCCACATTCCCACGTGCCGCGTCCTCAGCACCGCGaccctctttctctgcgcttTCGGTGGCGTCGCGGGCTGCCCCggtgtctgtctcttctcgtgTATCTCCATCTCTTCTGTCTTCTTcagtttttctttcttgttcttcttccgcgctgcagagctcCAGCAGCCGTCTGTCGCCGACGCACTCGATCGCAggcctcgcttcgcctgtgcgcgagcgcagcatCTGGAAGCGAAAGAAGGCCAGTTCTGGCGCTTCGCGAAAAATCAAGAAAAATAAAAAAAAACTGAAAAAAATTAATCCGCATCTGCCGGCACCGCCGCatcccgcggcgccttcctctgcattgcaatcgcccgcgtcgccttctgtgcCCCCTTCATCCActccctccttcctctcgcatCTTCCGTCCCCgtggctccgcgccgcgctgccggcgtcaGCGGCCTCGGCACGGGCCCTCCCCCGCGAGGCCTTCGGCGCGTTGCCGCTTCCGCTCGGGCTGCCGAtcgacgcggcgctgagTGTGCTTCGCGGCAGCGCATGCATTCGTCTCCCAGCGGGGCTCCGCCCGTCGCtcgtccgcggcgtgcgGTTTCTGGGCTccttcggcctcgcggcgccgagcgccccGTCCCCGCCCCCGTCCGCGGAgcagggcgaggacggcgaccgcgaggagtcagcggtcgcgcctgcggagggtGCGGAGACCAGAACGGGGGCCGCCCGTCGGGcccgcgggcagcgcggctgcggctcggACCTGATCGCCTCGGGCgacagcaggcgcgagagagccgcggcggcgcgcgcgagacgtgAGCAGTGCGAAGGCaccgagggcgacgaggagctcgccgccggcgttcAGATCGTCGATGTGTCTGAGGCGAATGCATGTGGAaaaaaggaggaagacgaacaagacgaggagggcgaagaagatgaggctgaagaggaggcggaggacgcccgCCCAGACGAAGATGAGGGGGTGGTGGAGGGTGACCAGAGCCTGTgggacggcggcggctgtgAAGCGCGAGCCAACCGCGCTGCGGCCCCGTCTTGTTCTTCGTCGGATGGCGGGAAGGCCCGtgggcgcgacggcggaggccgccggggGCCTGGTCGGCCCGCTGAGGCGGCTGACGACTCCGGtgtctcgtcgccttcggcgtccgcgtcgtttacgcggctctcgctgcgctcgcggctgctgcgggagCTGATGTTGCCGAGTTTGAATCTGCCGGAAGTTGCGTTCTTGGGGCGGAGCAACGCAGGCAAGTCGTCGCTGTTGAACGCGCTGTGCAGCtacgcgcagcggcggcgcgcgggcgctgcggatcgggcgcgcgtctctcggcggCCGGGGAGCACGCGCAGCATCAATTTGTTTGAGGTCTttgggggcggcggcggtcccCCCGGGCCTacgaagacggcgcggaagagacgCTCGTGGGGCGAGAAGGGGGGGacagggggggcggcggcagctgctgcgtcggggaggcgccgcgggctgctGGTCTTCGCGGATCTGCCGGGGTACGGTCACGCGgagggcctccgcgtccaGGAGACGAAGCTCCTGAGTCGCAACGTGCGTCTCTACGTGGAGAAGCGAAACGAACTGCGACTCTTTCTGCTCCTTGTCGACGGCCGACGCGGCCTCGGGGACTTCGACGCCGATCTCCTCCGCTGGCTGGTCGCGCAGGACATCCcggctcgcctcgtcgtcacCAAGGCCGACGCGCTCACGGCGGCTCACCTCGATGTAAGCAGacgcccccccgcgccgcgaaaGCTGCCCAGCAGCAGAGTGaccggctgcgcctccgctcccctCGCCAGCTGGCTGCGGCACCGCCTACGAGGCGCTGTGCCTTGAGGCTGTGCGGTGTCTGTGATGCAGTCGATGTCTGCGtgcgggtcgcggcgcggaggtttagggtttaagGTTCAATCGGGATCAGTTCAGGTGACTGTGGCGAGAGGCCAAAGTGCTCGGGCCTGCGAACTTTCGTCGAGTCTTATCGTGAACGTGAGCTGCGGGTgatgcgcgcgcgtgcggagcGTAACAAAACTCCAGGTTGCACTCGATTGTGTGTTGCTCGCTGCCGATTTTCAGAATCTCCTGACTCAGCTTTCATTCTACCCGAAGCTGCTGGGTCTGCCGCCGATTTTGAAGCGCTTgaaagcgacgcgcggcgagcccgagGCAGTAAAGAGTCACCACTATGTGTCGCCCGCggtcctcgcctccgcacgctcatcagccgccgcagaagaagaacgcgacgacgagacggcGAACGAGGCAGGCCAGAAGCCGCCGAGTGCGGCTCCAGCGAGCGAACGCCACCGCGAGGAGGGAACcccggcgagggagagaggcgatgCGCAGGGaacgagcgaggcagcgctgcAGTCGCAGGCCTTAGCGGATTCAGGAGATGTCGCACGAGGTGAGAAGCACGAAGGGGCGTTCCGTTCTACGTCGTCTGCCAGCGACAAGCGCGTTGGAGTTCTTCACGGCatggaggacgaagagggcaCGCGGATTCGCCGCCAGGAAGATGAAGCGAGAAAGGCGCTCGCTCAGCGCGTCTTGCCAGCAATCGAAGGGTTTCGCGTGCGAAAGCGAGCAGCGCAGACCGAGGAGGGAAGCGAGGAAGGACTCATAAAGGTCGTTTTCACTTCGTCGACTACGGGGCAAGGCATCGCAGAGCTGTGGACGCACATCTGCGAGGCTTGCAGCGCCCCGCTGGGGCCTTCCagaggcgaacgcgaagaggggaaggaggaagacgacgacggagacgacgaggaaagcgaaggagagacgacTCAGGAGACACAAGAAACGAAggaagaaagacgagaggaggaacggaagaagcagcgaaaGAAAGAAGCGAAATACGAGCCTTTTTGGGGCTTCGGTCTCTGAGACCTGCTCAGCCTCGATCGGCACTCTGGCTTCTCTAGGGCGACGAACCAGCTTCTCAGAGTCACCCACTCTGCCGCAAGAAGTGTTTGATTTATTGCGAAATCCTCTGCGCTCCGCTTTTTTGCCAGAGGGACACGTTCGTGCATCGAAAGCAGGTGCAGTGGCGATTTTTATGTCACTTTTGAAAACTCTTTATGCCCGAAatgcgctcgcctccgacTGCCTCTGGCCTCCCGCGGGGCCTCCTGTGACCGCGGCTTTTTTTCTTGTTGCGCCCGCCTTGACAGCTCTTGAACCGACGCGCGTGCTGCTAGACAGACCGCACCCATTCGTTTCAGTCTTGCTTCGCGACCCTCTTGCTTGGGGTAGAAATGAACATCTCGCCTGCTGCATGTCATGCTCGTCCGCATGGCGGCTCTGATGGTGTCAGTGCGTCTCAATACATATGCTCGCGGgtgcatgcatatacttaCACGAAAGTTCTACTTATCCAGCTGTTGGAAGTAATGGACCTCTACGCTCACAAGGTTCATGCTGCCCTACGGAACCAAAACCAAGTGCGTACGAATCCTGCGGCCAGGCAGAAGTTAGCTTCCTTGCCTGCTCTTGCCCGTATAGACAGGCACACAGTTGGTACGCGCCTAGATACACATctatacatttatatatgtatttccTATGCTTGTGCTGGTGTGAAATAGTTGCGCACTCTTCACCAATCCCCCGCAGGGGCATCAGGACGAGAGACGTCACCTCTGCGTCGATCTATATCCATAGTAACTCTATGTCACCATAAgctatgtatatatatctatatatacgtatatatatttatatattgTAACGTGCGTGACTTATCAACGCGCGAAAGAAGCCGAAAACAGGGAACGtcgggaggagagagaggccggcTGATTCTTGTTGGTTCAGTCGCGGAGACGCGTCCGCAGGATTCGATCAAGTGTTTGACTGACAACCTGTATGTTTTCGAAAACAAAGCACCGAGAGTTTTTCTCAGGCATGTTTACGGAAAAGCGGCTCGCAAGAGCGAGCCCCACAGCCACTACCTTTCACTACAGAACGCGTacgagaggcgacggaaTTTGACCTctcgcagaagaaaacacaGCCTACAAAGCATATCTTCGCGAACAAAAACCCTTCGGAACGAGACGCCGCCTGGACTGCGCGCGCAATCGAATCATTGAAACTCAGCCTGCGCGACgcaaaggggggggggggggaggcagtAGACCCCCTGGAACCATGCATGTGCATtgtcgcggcggcaggccggCTGAAACGCGCAGATACGAACATCTGGACACATTAGCGGTGAAAAGAAGTCTGCGCTCCCGCTCCACGCAGACTTACAGAGCTCCACACCGGGGAATCGGCGCTTCGCACCTCTACAGAGGCGTGGAAAGAAACGGGGGCCCGGGAAGCGAGAGCCGAGGCCTCTCCATGCCTCACACGCATTCAAGTCAAACATCatgcgcggccgctcgcgcccCGCAACGGATCTCGAGGCACGCTCGAGATCCAAACAGCAGTCGCAGACCTCACACAGGTTTACTACGCACACGCCGGCACGCCAGCATGCAACCCCGGGCTTCAAGCG contains:
- a CDS encoding putative cyclophilin (encoded by transcript BESB_001720); the encoded protein is MSRLCLFSSFSPHSARLGSSSAPHAGALRGAAPSLSPLAPAHIPFHLSFSRRFLSSRASPARDGVLWEWLERPHDWWRRAPLGLRGAVVFAATAPPLYFLYRFFQDRRLSSAHRSAIRDRVFLDFALGNQYIGRVLIGLYSDKVPLSVENFIQLCEGYRVQDRIIGYRNSPVHFIRRGYNMTAGDVVQGTGAGKLSIYGPEFPDENFDMRFIQDGDVALMNSGPSTNNSQFFITFNALTPLSRNYVVIGTVLKGMRVIKKIEEEAGSKTGAPMQSVRIINCGLYRGLEDGPPYFASSELLERFKETRVSEEDFLALQPAEQEKLVQESKAPAGGARGKASQRA
- a CDS encoding putative GTP-binding protein engB (encoded by transcript BESB_001730), yielding MPPVLRIHFLLSGARIDLREGKAAFGMLAPLRRCLLCVLFVSCVWSCASSHFPCLPAPTASACLSAPALSSPPRPGRRLSPFPLLCSSFPSSSSPSSSPCSSSSPSSLAPSRLSLPTPPALTRRLGKGGASSGFSVSGSFSPFSLSALPLAPSQAAVRSHLRLQDSSPFFPPLFVCCPVLFLASQRASWRSCVSAFSDFPSCQSAPCGGCPSPARALLSSCFSRFSSEASTFPRAASSAPRPSFSALSVASRAAPVSVSSRVSPSLLSSSVFLSCSSSALQSSSSRLSPTHSIAGLASPVRERSIWKRKKASSGASRKIKKNKKKLKKINPHLPAPPHPAAPSSALQSPASPSVPPSSTPSFLSHLPSPWLRAALPASAASARALPREAFGALPLPLGLPIDAALSVLRGSACIRLPAGLRPSLVRGVRFLGSFGLAAPSAPSPPPSAEQGEDGDREESAVAPAEGAETRTGAARRARGQRGCGSDLIASGDSRRERAAAARARREQCEGTEGDEELAAGVQIVDVSEANACGKKEEDEQDEEGEEDEAEEEAEDARPDEDEGVVEGDQSLWDGGGCEARANRAAAPSCSSSDGGKARGRDGGGRRGPGRPAEAADDSGVSSPSASASFTRLSLRSRLLRELMLPSLNLPEVAFLGRSNAGKSSLLNALCSYAQRRRAGAADRARVSRRPGSTRSINLFEVFGGGGGPPGPTKTARKRRSWGEKGGTGGAAAAAASGRRRGLLVFADLPGYGHAEGLRVQETKLLSRNVRLYVEKRNELRLFLLLVDGRRGLGDFDADLLRWLVAQDIPARLVVTKADALTAAHLDNLLTQLSFYPKLLGLPPILKRLKATRGEPEAVKSHHYVSPAVLASARSSAAAEEERDDETANEAGQKPPSAAPASERHREEGTPARERGDAQGTSEAALQSQALADSGDVARGEKHEGAFRSTSSASDKRVGVLHGMEDEEGTRIRRQEDEARKALAQRVLPAIEGFRVRKRAAQTEEGSEEGLIKVVFTSSTTGQGIAELWTHICEACSAPLGPSRGEREEGKEEDDDGDDEESEGETTQETQETKEERREEERKKQRKKEAKYEPFWGFGL